The DNA region ATAACTTATTAAGCTGTTGTTGGATCGTCATTTACCTTAACAATCAACTTGCCAAAATTATCACCTCGAAGTAAACCAATGAATGCATGAGGAGCGTTCTCTAAACCAACAACTACATCTTCTCTATACTTAAGTTGACCAGACTGTAACCATCCAGAAACATCACGCAAAAAATCATTAAACCGATGTTGATAATCACCAACTAAGAAACCTTTGATTAAAGCCCGTTTGATTAGTAGCGGCATTAAATTAGGCCCTGATGGAGTAGATGTAGCGTTATACTCCGAAATCAAACCTACTAATGGAATTCTTGCCCCAAGGTTGATTTGCTGCAACACAGCTTCTAAAATTGCGCCTGCTGTATTGTCATAGTAAACATCAATGCCATTAGGAGCAGCTTCTTTGAGGGCTGCATCAAGTTCTTGAGTTTTGCGATTAATACCAACATCAAAACCTAATTCCTTAACTATATAATCCCGCTTATCGTCACTTCCGACAATTCCCACGACTCGCGCACCTTTAATTTTGGCAATTTGACCTGCTACTGCACCGACAGCACCAGAAGCGGCCGAAACCACAACAGTTTCACTTTCTTTTGGTTGACCGATATCAAGTAGAGCAGCATAAGCAGTCAGACCTGGCATACCCAATACACCTAGACTATACGATAAAGGTGCTTGAGTAGGATCAAGTTTACGCAGTGTCTCACCCTTAGATACAGCATAAGTTTGCCAACCGTTATTGCTAAGAATAAAATCCCTAACTTGAAATTGAGGATGATTTGATTTAATTACTTGGCTGACTGTACCACCCACAATAACTGAACCCAACTCTTGCTCAACCTACGACTAACCACCTACAACCGTGGGAAAAATCCGACTCAAGTCTAATAAGACATCTTCAAATTGAGGAATCACTACTGACTGATGTGGCAAAGATATTTGCTTGCTAAGATAATTGAATTCACCTTGAGCATTTTGATACGGTTGGCTGTAACGCTCAACTTGGCGAACATTTAAGTTGACAATCCAATAATCAGAAATTCCGGCTTCTGCGTAGATTTCTAACTTTGTTGTTTGGTCGTAATTTAGGGTTGAGTCCGAAATTTCAATCACTAAAAAAATATCTTCAGGATAGGGATGATGGGGAAGATAGTCAGTCTCATTTCCTCGTGTGATTGCCACATCTGGTTCAGGTTCACTATCTGATGGTAGTATGATTGGCTCTTGACAACGCACAACAGCCCGATCGCCCAGCAATCGATCCAGTTGTCTACAAAGTCGAGTTGTGCAAAATGTATGAGGTGTGCCTTTGGCTACCATCTGAATGAGTTCTCCGCGAATCAACTCGATGCGATCGCTCTCCTTGAGAAATTCCAGTTCAATCAGCCGATGATATTCGTCAATAGTAAATCGCTTTGGTGTGACAACGTTCATGAGACATCACCGATTTAACTGTTATGTACTTTCCAGTTTACCATTTGTATCCATTGGCTCTTACCCATCTTGCGATCGCTAAATTTTTTTGTAAAACGATAGCAAAAAAGTATCTACGCTTAAGGCGCAGCCTCTCTAAGAGTTGGCTTTACGTTCGTAATTATATTTTGTAACGGGTATTTTACCCATACATAAAACGATAACAAAGTCATCACTAGTTGGTAAGATTATACAAGGTTGAGTTTTATAACCACCGTTGTATATACAAGAGTTCTCATGGAGTAGTTTAATATTCAATGTTTTCTTGTCTAAAGTTTGAGGAATAATCTTTAAGCAAATAAAATCTATCTTAAGATATTAATTCTTCATACAAAAGATAGTTGTTCAGAATATATATATTGTGAGAAAAGACATACTAATCATCTACTTTGCATAACAGAAAGGAGGCATAATTTGTCAAACAACTATTTGGATGACTATAAACTTATCATTTAGTGAAGCAGAGAATAGCTTTAATTACTGCTCAGATTGAGGAAGTGCTAATTAAGTACCATACTCTAGATTAAATCTCCAAATTGAAAGGCGAGAAAAAATAATTCGGGTAATAATTTGTTATTCGATATATTGCTTGTGACTGCTGATAAAACTACTATTAGCACAGACTGGTGGAAATAAATTGATCGTTTTATTGCAGCCATAAAGCTCAAAATTTAGATGCTTTTGACTTTTGACTTTTGACTTCCGCCTTGCGGTATCAGCCTGTCTCTCGGCTTATTCCAGATAAAAGTATTGTAACGATAATGACGCACTCTCCAAATTCAGAAAATAACCAGAAACCACCTAATCGTCGTTTATGGCTCCTCCTCTTAGGACGTACCAGTTTGGCTCTCGGTGTCGTTTTGCTGGTTGGAATTGCAGTCGGTGCTTGGTGGGCTAGAAGCTACATATATAAAGATTTAGCGCCATTAGTACAGCAAAATCTCGAACAATTGCTTGGGCGTCCAGTAAAAGTAGGGAAGGTTGAACGTTTTTCGCTAAATAGTCTAAGATTTAGCTCTCTATCAATACCAGCAACTTCCACCGATCCAGATCAGGTAGTAGCAAAAGCCTTAGATGTGCAGTTCTCGCCCTTACAACTCATTCTTACCCGAAAACTTGCATTAAATGTCACGTTAGTTCAACCCAATGTCTACATCCAACAGGATCAGGATGGTCGCTGGGTTACAGCCCAAGTCAAAGCTGGGGAAGGAAAAGGTGCTATTCAAACTGAGTTGGAGACACTTCAAATTCAAGATGGGAATGTAGAGTTATCGCCAGCTTCTGGGGCAACTAGACCGAAAGGGTCAGTCATATTAAATCAATTTGGTGGTATTGCCCGATTTTTTGATCAAAATCAACGAATTGGTTATGACATAAATGGTCAACTTGCTAGGGGAGGTGCTGTTAAAATTGTTGGCGAGACACAAACAAAAGCTCAACAAACTAACCTCAAGCTGCAAGCACAAAATTTACAAGCATCTGATATAAGTCGATTAATTGAGTTGCCAATTGCCTTGCAAGCAGGGCGAATAGAAGCTGACTTAGGGGTTCAAATTCCACCAAAACTGTCAGAAACAGCCGTTACAGGAACAGCTTCAGCTAATCAAATCGTTGCTAAAATTCCCAAGATTCCTCAGCAAGTTTCTAATTTTAATGGCAGATTTCTATTTCAAGGTCAGACAGTTTCTTTAGAAAATCTAAATACGAACTTTGGCAAAGTTCCTATTGTGGCTAATGGAACAATTAATACCCAAACAGGTTTTAATCTCTCTGCCCAAATAAAACCAGTTAGTGCAAAAAATATCTTAGACACGCTGAATGTAAATTCGTCAGTCCCAGCTAGCGGCGAAGTTCAAGCAAATATTAAGGTAGGCGGCGCACTACAGCAACCAGTGGTTAGCGGTACATTAAGCAATACAAAACCGATTCAAGTTGATCGCGTTCTCTTCACAGCCGTCAATACTGACTTCCGCTTGAATGTATCTCAAACTGCTTCTCAAATTGCTGTCTCCAATCTGAAAATAGTCCCCGCAGCAGGTGGTCAAATTACAGGAGGCGGTCAAGCAAATATCGGAGCCAAAGATAACGTAACATTTAATGCTCAAGTTGATGGTGTATCCGGGGATATACTAGCGCGTAGCTACGGCGTTGATCTACCGATCGCAGTTGGCAATATTTCAGCAAAAGCAGAAGTTACTGGTTCACTTGGCAAACAACCATTGAAACTTGATGTTTCCAGTGTGCAAGTAACGCCGCCAATAGGGGGAAGAATTACCGCCAGTGGTCAAGTTCAACTAGCACCTCAAGGTCAAGTAGCTTTAGGTATTCAAGCTCAAGGTTTACCAGGAAATGCGATCGCTCAAGGTTACGGCATTTCAACTCCGCTTAATATTGGAGGTATATCTGCGAACGCAAAGGTTTCTGGTTCTCTAGGTAGCCCACTAAACGTAAATGTTGCTAGCGTTCAAGCAAATCCAGAGGTGGGAGGGCAAGTAACAGCTAGTGGTCAACTTCAGCTTGCACCCCAAGGTAGGGTAGCGTTGAATGTCCAAGCACAAAACTTACCAGGAGATGTGATCGCAAAAGCATACAACTCTTCACCCTCCATCACTATTGGAAATGTATCAGCAAATGCTAATATTTCTGGTACTCTGAATAATCTCCAAACAGTAGCGCGGGTGCAAGCGCCAAAAGCCACCTATCCCATTAACGGACGAGTTGTTGTTGCCAAACAAGGACAAAATCTTGTTTTCCCCAATGCAGTTTTGAACGTCGCAGGGGGGACAATCAGAGCTAGTGGTCAACTTGCACAAGAACGCTGGCAAGGAGTTGTCAACGCTTCCCAAATTCAACTCAATCGCTTCTCACCACAACTGCGAGGACGGCTCAATAGCAATATTCAGTTAGCAGGCACAACAAAATCTTTTCAGCTTGCAGATATTCGCGCTGGTGGGCAAATCCGCCTTTCCCAAGGGGTAGCACTGCTGGCAAAACCCCTTACGGCTCAATTTCAGTGGAATGGACAGCAGATTATAGTTGAAAATGCAAGTACCCCAGGATTGAGTGCTAATGGTGCGATCGCTATTCAGTCTCCACCAAATGTAGCACCCCAAATTGCCGGATTTAATTTAAATGTACTGGCACAGAATTTCAACTTAAAAAATACTGGTTTTGAAATTCCTGGTGATGTAGAACTAGCGGGGTTACTTGATTTTAAGGGACAAGTTACAGGTACTCCAGATGTACCGCAAGCCACTGGCAATATCCGACTGCGGAATTTCCAAGTTAGTAACTTAGCATTTGACCCACTTTTAACCGGAAACGTAAATTTTCAAGGCGGACAAGGGGCAACTCTGCGATTAGCCGGGAAGCAAGATAGGATTGCTCTTAACTTAGGTGCAGATTATCGTCCGACTTCATTTTTAGTTAAGCGAGATGATGCAGTTACCACAGGAAGAACTGAGGGAGAGAACCTAATCATCAACGCTCAACAGTTTCCTATAGCTTTGGTTGGGGGCTTTTTACCGAACAATCAATTGAAACCTTTGGCGGGGCAACTATCGGGAAATTTAGTTGTCAACCTGAATAATTATGGCATTGCGGGAGACGTTGCGATCGCCCAGCCTCGGATTGGAAGAATTACAGCAGATGAATTTCGCGGCACCATTAATTATGCCGATGGTACTGCTAGCTTATCTAATGGTCAATTGCAAATTGGAGATAGCAATATCGCCCTCAGTGGCAATCTGCAACCAGGGAATAACCCGCAATTTCAATTTCAAGCTAATTTTGACCAAACCAGAATCCAGAGACTTTTACAAACTTTTAATATCTTCGACTTTCAAGACTTTGGTACTGGGTTAGAGCTACCAACTTTAGCTGGGGCAGAGGTACTTGATACCAAGGCTATCAGTTTACCCGATGCAGATTTGCTCACACAGCTAGCATATTTCTCAAAAATTAGAAGATTGGTAGCACAACAACAGCAAGAAGAAAGAAATGAAACTGCATCTTTACCCACCCTTGCAGAATTAACGGGTACTTTGAGCGGAGGAATTACAGCTAATGGTTCGTTAAAATCTGGATTAAATGTCGGCTTTAATTTCCAAGGTGCTAATTGGCAATGGGGTGAATACTCGATTAATCAAGTCGTAGCTCAAGGCAATTTTGCTGATGGTGTCGTCACACTTTCGCCCTTGAGTGTCGGGATAAACCAAGGACTGGTAGCTTTTACCGGACAGTTAGGAACTGAGCAACTATCTGGAAAGTTGAATGTAGCAAGTCTACCTCTATCGCTTTTACAACCTTTTATCGAAAAATACCCGATAGATATCACTGGTAATGTAAATGCTGATGCCACCTTGGGAGGTAATTTACAAGATCCCAGAGTCCAAGGGCAAGTGGCGTTAGCGAATGCGACTCTCAACAAGCAACCTGTGCAAACAGGACAGGTGAATTTTGACTACAACAATGCTCGCTTGAATTTTGACAGTACTTTGTTAGTAACTGGAACCCAACCAGTTACAATTACAGGTAGCATACCTGCTGCTTTGCCTTTTGCTAAAGTGCAACCAGATAGCAATCAAATCAGCATCAACGCTAGCGTGAATAATGAAGGATTGGCACTTTTAAATGTGTTTACCAACAATCAAGTCGCTTGGGTAGACGGTCAAGGACAAGTAGACTTAAACGTTCGGGGTACTTTAAACGAACCAATTATTAACGGAAATGCGACACTCAACAATGCAACTTTTCGCGCTGAAGCTTTATCTGAACCCCTAACGAATGTCACTGGGACAGCGCAATTTAATGGGAATACAGTGAATGTCCAAGGTATTCAAGGCATTTACAATAAAGGGCAAATAAATGCATCAGGTATCCTGCCAATTCTTAATCCTCAGCAATCCCTAGCGAATCCCCTGACAGTATCAATAGCAGATAAACTCAATTTTAAGCTTGCAGGACTATATGAAGGCGGTGTAGGTGGCAATGTCGTAATTCGCGGAACAGCCCTAAAACCTGTAATTGGTGGAGATATTCAGCTGAGTGATGGTCAGGTAATCATTGGAAATAGTACTACTAAGACAAAATCAGCAGCTACAAATCAAACTAGCACTAACGCTATAAATACAGAAGAGTTTAAAGTTAATCTTACACCTACAGCAGAGAATAATGCTGCTAGTAATGTCACACCTACGGCAGAGAGTAATGCTAGCCCAGTGACTAAAGATACTAACGCTAGTGCAGTAACTCCAGCCAAATTGCCTATACAGTTTGCAGATTTAAAATTAAGTTTAGACGACAATATTCGTGTTACCACTCAGTCACCACTCGACTTTATACCAGGAGGAGCCGCATTGAGTCAGCCGTTATTGAGCTTTGACGCTAAAGGTGACTTGACGATTAATGGTACATTAGCCAAGCCCCTTCCTAAAGGAGTGATTCGTCTGACAGGAGGACGAATTAGCTTATTTTCCACTGAGTTTACCTTGGCGCGAGGCTACGAACAAACTGCGCGGTTTACTCCAAGTCAAGGACTTGACCCTACTTTGGATGTCCGACTTACCGCAATTGTACCGGAAACATCAGCAAGGAACAGTCAAACTTTAGAATCACCATTGTCTGCTGAAGTCAGCGATGTTTCTGCTAGTAACTTTGGTACTTTACGTACCGTTACTGTTCAAGCCAGGGTTAACGGCCCGGCTAGTGAATTGGGTGACAATTTAGAGTTGACAAGTGAACCTAGTCGTAGTAAGGGAGAAATAGTTGCTTTACTGGGTGGTTCGATTCTGAATTCTTTCGGTCAAGCAGATGCAGGACAAGGGCTGACTAATTTCGCTAGCTCTACTATTTTAGGTGGTTTGCAAGGAACTATTACTGCGATCGGACAGGCTGTTGGTTTCAGTGAATTTCGGATATTTCCCACCCCTACCACTAGTAATGAAACAAGGACAGCTTCAGTTTTGAATTTATCAGCAGAGGGTGTATTTGACATCAATAAAAATTTCTCTGCCTCTTTATCACGGCCTTTATCTACAGATGAGTCTTTCCGTTATAACGTGCTTTATCGACTCAATGATGAAATTTTGATGCGAGGCTCGACTAATTTAGGAGATGAAAATCAATTCCTAGTTGAGTATGAAACTAGATTTTAGATAAATACAGTTCAACTTTCCTAGTGCCGAAATAAACTGAACGTGCAATCGGAATTCCCAAAGTTGCAGCACAACGAGGCGCGCGAGTAGCAACAGATACTGTTGGCGAATGTAATACATTATTGTCTTATTAAGTATTACGTAAGCTCAAACCTTCAATCTGTAGTTGCGGCTTTGAGTTGTAACACTTTTGTCCGTGCGTTTGTAACACTTTCGCCAACAGTATCAGCCCGTCGTGGACATTGCTATTCAACTATTATTAGGATATTAGGAGAAGATTTTTAGTATTTGTATATGACAAAACGAACTGCGGAATGTGGGGTAAAAGCATTCAACATAAAAAACCCTACGATCGCGTGTGCTTGCGATCGTAGGGTTGAAGCTTATGAGGTGTCGCATTATGAAATCTTTTAGATTGTATGTAAAGATTTGAACCCAATAATCAGCGTGTCATTTTAGATGACCAAGAATAGGCTTTTAATTTATGGCAGTAGGTTAAGTGAAAAAGTTTGTAGTAAGGACTTTAGTCCTAGATTTTTAAGCACTGAAGTGCTTACTACGAACCCAACAAAATTAATGAGATATACCAATATTCTCGGCAAAATTAGAGGTGTAATTACCCCTAGTTTATTACTGATGATTTGGATGTTCATGATTTGTGGTCACAGATGATGCTGCTGTTACCGCACTTTCTTCTTTGGCTTGCATTTCCAGCAATTGGGGAATCGTTACAAATCGATAGCCTTGGGCCTTCAAACCTGCGATCATTTCTGGTAAAGCTTTGACAGATTTAGAACGATTACCGCCTCCATCATGTAACAGTACAATTGCACCTGGTTTTGCCTGTTTTAGCACATTTTTTACTAGCATTGGCACTTGAGGCGAACGACGTTCAGCGTCTCCCGACTGTTCTGACCACATCATGACAGCATACTTCTGGTTTTTGGCGTATTGGGCTAGTCCATTATTCAGAAAGCCGCCAGGGGGACGAAACAGAGTCGTTTTCTCTCCTGTGGTCTTGTAAATGATGTCTGCTGTACGATCAATTTCACTAGATGCAGTGGCTCCATCCATTTGAAAATACCAATGATGCCATGTATGGTTGCCAATTACATGACCATCAGCAGCTACTTGTTTGGCAACTTGGGGAAAATATTTCACCATTTGCCCAACCATGAAGAATGTCGCCTTGATATTATTTTTCTTCAAAATTTCTAAAATCTGCGCCGTATTTTTGGGGCTAGGGCCATCATCAAAAGTCAGGGCGATTACTTTCTCATTTGCTTTTAGTTTCGCTTGATAAATGATTGTTCCCTCAAAAGGCTTTGGGACTTCATTCATCTGGACTGTGGCTGGAGTGATAGACTGAGCTGATGCACCCATTGCCCTATCTGAACTCGTTTTAGCAGTGTCGCTTTTTTGCTTTTGAATTCCCAATAGTTGGTCAAGTCTAGTTATGCCTACAAGCAGACTAATACTTACACTACTTACACCAACAGCCAATATAATACTTACAACCTTTAGTAACAGCGATAATTTCCGATTAAACACATTAAATCTCCTTAAATGTTAGTCATTAGTCATTAGTCATTGGTCATTGGTCATTAGTCAAGAGTTACTCTCCCTCTGCCTACCCTGCTCTCCTACTTCTTATTCCCCAATTCCTTGTTACATCACTCGTACTCGGTTGTAAATTAATATGTAAATTAATATATATATATCTTGCTAAAATAATACAAAGAATAAAATACCTTGAAACATCCCAGCTAAAGCTAAAGAAAATCTCAATTTAATTTGCACTAATTGACCGCCTTCGTACAAAAGTATAACTAGTAATTTGGATACAACAATACGCAGTGGATTTAATCGACCAATAAAGGCAGTATAACCGTAACCAAGAGAAATGCTAGTCCGTAGGTGAAAAAAAGGGGACAAAACTTTCCACACATCAGCTAAGGGACTGGCAAATAAAGAATATCTTATCGCTTTTAGGGCAGGAAAGCAGGGAGTAGGGGGAGGAAAAAGCGTATTGCAGAGAAGGAAGAAGGAAAGAAGAGAAGTTGAAGAATTTATCTCTTCGTCAAAGTTGAATTGATAGACTACTAGAACGCATTACCCGTGCGCTGAAACAAAAAAACCTTTGTCGTTAACAGCAAGGCATTGCATCTCCGGCTCTGATCCTAAATGCTGTTGTAAAATGTGTTACATGAAGCTAAAATTCCAACAATATTTTTGGTGTTGTGTCCTAGTTGTGTTTCTGGCATTAACTGGATGTGGATGGAGTGTGCAGTCAGCACAAGCACTGCTGCGTCAACACCATGATTCTCCTAGTGTTTTGCGCTACCACTCACAAGTATCTATCAAAGATGAAAAAGGATATGCTTGGCAAGTCCTACTGTTCAAACAGAATTACAATAGTCTGGTAAAAGAGTTGCGGTTGCGCTTGGTTGCTTTTCCAGGTGTTGTTGAAATTGCTCACCCCCAACCATTGTTGATTGAGACAGTAACTGGAAGATTGCTAAATGCATCGGATGCATACACTCTAAATGTACCCGTCCCTAATGTAGGCGAATATAATTTAACTGATATTTTACCGAAACTGCCAACAGCTGATGCGCTCAAACTCTATGTGCCACTCTCTAGTGGACAGCAATTGGTTCTCAATATATCTAACACTGTAGTCACTGAGTGGCAATGGCTAGTTACAGAAATTGATTGACTTTATCCACTAATGATAAAGTTTAATTTAAAAGCATTGAACGCACCCCATCTAAATCAGAGATTATAGATGGGGATTCTTTCGCTAAGAAGCTGTAAGACTTCTCAACGTTCCCAGAGTTACTGGCGTTCTCAGTGTGTCGTTAGAACTTTTGCTGTGCGTTCACTCTAGAAAAGGCTTTATCACCTTGAATTATGCAATACCAATATCTAGCACCTATATTGTAGGCTGCGGATAGATCCGCATTATAAAGCTTGCCTGTTGCAAATTTGGCTAGAGAATAATTATTTTTATCGCGCTTAACTTTACCGCTTCCGTCAAAAGCATAAGCACTGGTATATTTAGGATTAATAGCTTGAACTTGTCCCCCTAACTCAGCCCATCTATCTGTGATTATCTCAACGATTTTGGCATGACACCACAGATGAAATTTCTGTTTTAGCAAAGAACCTTTCTTGGCAGCTTTCGCCTTCCAACCAGCCAAGCTCTCAATCACAACTACTTTGACATTATAAGTTTTTGCAAACTCAACAATACTTCTAGCAACGTGACGCGAAATTTCTAAATTAATGTGTGAGGACTTGCGATAAAGTCCCTTACAGAAACCTTTTTCTCGTTTAGAATTAGTAATATTTTGAGTCTGCTTAGACTTTTTGGCAATCATCATTCGGCGTTGATTACGACGGTCTATGTCACGAGCCAGATTAATGAATTTCCGCGCCTTTACAGTACCGTCCTTTCCTACTACCGCACAAGTTGCTGCGTTATTAATGCCCAAATCAACACTAACTACATAATCAGAATCCTCCCGATTAATTTTGTCAATTTTTACTGGCATTGATAACTGACATTTGTTTTTGTTTACCACTAATGCAGGTGAACAAATTTCATTGCCATCTGTTAAATGCCGATTAAGCCCATGACGCTTTACCTCAATTCCACCAAGCCATACCCAATCAGTTCCGCTCCAAACCTTAATATCGACTGTCTGGTAATTTAAGTTGTAGCGAATCTGTTGACCTTTGTATAAGGCTGGGTAGGTATTACACATTGCCGTCAGTCTTGGCGGTTTCGCATTCCTTCTAGCCCTGATACCACTCTGCCACTCTCTATAACGAGTTTGGAAGCTTGAGACAATCCCAATAGCATCTGCAATTGCAGCCCGTCTTAAATAACTGGGGAACTTGCGGTGAGATGGATGACGCTTAATAATTGATTGAAAATATCTATGCTTCGGATCAGGGTTATCTGCTGTTTTATGAATCATTCTCTCAACAGCATTTACCCTATCTTTTGCAGTCATATCGGACAGGTTAAGCCATTGAGCATTTACTATTATCACCAATGGTAAAAGGTATTTACGATACTCCTCAATCGTTAAAAGCATTTGCTCTTTCTCAGATTTTAGAGTTACTAAATCCCAAACATCAGTTCTGATTAGTTCTGGCGGTTTTTTAGATTCATGCCGCTTAGTTTTTTTCTTACTCATGACTTTAGCCTCGACCTTGACTTAGGTCATAGTATCAGATACTATCTATAGTTGTCAACTTAGTTATTTGCTTAGTTAATGGAAAAGAAGCAGGCATTAAAAACCCGCAGTAACAGTGCATTCAGACTTATTTATCATTTGGTTCTAGTAACTAAATTTCGGAGAACGTCTCTAACTGCTGAGATGCTAGATAGAATAAATATCATTATCAAAGAGCTTTTAACCAAGTGGGAGTGTGAGTTAATCGAATTTGGTGGAGAGGGTGATCATATTCACGCACTGCTCGAAACTCACCCATCAGTTGACCTATCAAAATTAGTGAACAATATTAAAACAGTTACATCGCGTCGATTACGCTCTGAGTATAGTGATCATTTATCTAAGTTTTACTGGGGAACTAAACCACAGTTTTGGTCTAGTTCTTATGCGATTATTAGCGTTGGCGCACAAGCACCACTGTCCCGGTTAATTGAGTATGTACAGAATCAAGAAAAGCCGGAATAGTTGTTGCTGCGCGTTTTATACTGGTAACGCTTGCACCCCACCTAAAATGTAGATATTTCTATAGTATTTTTAGGTGGGGACTGCGCTCAACATCTTTGTTCAAGTCAGAAATCCTAGTCTTCATACGCTGATAGCTTCCCACATCACACGTAACACTTGTAATATTATTCTTGAGACTCCTCAGAAGTAGGTTCTGATTCGGTTTCAAGTTCTTCTGTTTGGACTTTGATTGGAGGTTTAACAGGTTTTGGCCCGCGTGCTAGGGCAGGATTTCCCTGCTGCCTGTTTTCTTCTCCATAAGATGCTTTTTTCCCCTTGTCAGATGAACGGTTACGGCTCGGTTTTGAGCTTTTGGGGTTGGATTCAATAGGAGGTATAGAATCCGTGTTTTCGGAATTGTTGTCAGTGCTTGCTTGAGCCTGACGTTCCGATTTCTTAATTGGGCGTTCTACCATTGTTGATTTTTGTAAATTTATCTGTATATTACATCGGTTTGGTGACTATAAAACGTA from Nostoc commune NIES-4072 includes:
- a CDS encoding IS200/IS605 family accessory protein TnpB-related protein; the protein is MSKKKTKRHESKKPPELIRTDVWDLVTLKSEKEQMLLTIEEYRKYLLPLVIIVNAQWLNLSDMTAKDRVNAVERMIHKTADNPDPKHRYFQSIIKRHPSHRKFPSYLRRAAIADAIGIVSSFQTRYREWQSGIRARRNAKPPRLTAMCNTYPALYKGQQIRYNLNYQTVDIKVWSGTDWVWLGGIEVKRHGLNRHLTDGNEICSPALVVNKNKCQLSMPVKIDKINREDSDYVVSVDLGINNAATCAVVGKDGTVKARKFINLARDIDRRNQRRMMIAKKSKQTQNITNSKREKGFCKGLYRKSSHINLEISRHVARSIVEFAKTYNVKVVVIESLAGWKAKAAKKGSLLKQKFHLWCHAKIVEIITDRWAELGGQVQAINPKYTSAYAFDGSGKVKRDKNNYSLAKFATGKLYNADLSAAYNIGARYWYCIIQGDKAFSRVNAQQKF
- the tnpA gene encoding IS200/IS605 family transposase; amino-acid sequence: MEKKQALKTRSNSAFRLIYHLVLVTKFRRTSLTAEMLDRINIIIKELLTKWECELIEFGGEGDHIHALLETHPSVDLSKLVNNIKTVTSRRLRSEYSDHLSKFYWGTKPQFWSSSYAIISVGAQAPLSRLIEYVQNQEKPE